In Rhododendron vialii isolate Sample 1 chromosome 9a, ASM3025357v1, the following are encoded in one genomic region:
- the LOC131299894 gene encoding uncharacterized protein LOC131299894 produces the protein MRPKGIRSGPKCNSIPRSDEEATTFYAKELYRQKHKKWLLYGVALIFFQTGIILLFSMTVMKVRNPKFLFRVRSATFDTYDIPTTNTSFTLKTNIALEIKNTNFGPYKYDSSTIYFYYGEVELGSAVILKSKAQF, from the exons ATGCGACCAAAAGGAATTCGTAGTGGccccaagtgcaattcgatacCAAGGAGCGACGAAGAAGCCACAACATTTTATGCCAAGGAGCTCTATCGCCAGAAGCACAAGAAATGGCTACTCTACGGCGTAGCCCTCATCTTTTTTCAAACCGGAATCATACTCCTCTTCTCCATGACTGTCATGAAGGTTCGAAATCCAAAGTTCCTG TTCCGAGTCAGATCCGCCACCTTCGACACGTATGATATCCCAACCACCAACACTTCCTTCACTCTTAAAACCAACATCGCACTTGAGATAAAAAACACCAATTTTGGCCCCTACAAGTACGACAGTAGCACAATCTATTTCTACTACGGCGAAGTTGAGCTTGGGAGTGCAGTTATCCTCAAATCGAAAGCCCAATTCTGA